Sequence from the uncultured Draconibacterium sp. genome:
CCCGGTAATAAAGTCATTCTCCTTTTTTAGCAGGAAAAGAACCATCCCGGCAATGTCTTCGGCTTTGCCAACGCGCCCAGCCGGGTGTTGTGCGTGGTCTTCTTTTGTTAGTTTTTCCTGATGGGCGAGAGAGCGTTTTTTAGCTGCCGATACATCAATCCATCCGGGGCTGATGGCGTTAACTTTTATCTGCGGGCCAAGACTTGTAGCCAATGCGTGGGTAAGTGCAAGAATTCCGCCTTTGCTTGCCGAGTAGGCCTCTGTGTCAGGTTCAGACTGTAGAGCACGCGTTGAGGCCATGTTTATAATTCTCCCGCCGTATGGTTTCATAAAAGGCGATACATATTTCGAGCACAAAAAAGCACCGGAAAGATTGGTGCCAATTACTTTGTTCCACTCCCCGAAAGAAAGTTCCTCCAATGGTTTGTCGATGCTAATTGCCGCATTGTTTACCAGTGCATAAATATTTCCGTGCTGTTTCGCCGATTTCTGCACCGCTGCCTCAACCGATTTCTCATCGGCCACATCTACATGATAAACCTGTACTGTTTCATCGGTAAATTCCTCGCGAAATTCAGCAATTGCTTCTTCGTCAATTTCAAAAACCGATACTGCGTAGTTGTTATTCAGTAAATCAAGAGCCAGGTGTTTGCCGATTCCCTGGGCGCCTCCGGTTACAATTACATGTTTTTTCATACGATTAATCTTCTACAATAAAGTTAATCAAATTTCAATTGTTTCATTTCTGTGTGTGCGGCAAAAAATGAAGTCGATCCAAAACGCGTTTTAGTAAAACTTATCAGAAGCAGAAAACACTACATTTTTGTAGGATTGCCACATTTTTCTTACAAAAAAGAAATGTTTAACTGTGTATTGGTTTTTTCAAATGACTGGTTTCCAGTAATCTGTTTTTTTTGGTATTTCATTTGCCCGGTTCATGCCAAACAATTTAAATGTGCAGGATATGAGAGTGCTATTACCCGTTGCCGGAAAAGAAACAGGAAGTGAGAAAATCGCGCGTGGTTTTCATAATGCAAAATTGGTGTGTATCTACGATTCGGAGTCGAAAGCGTTTGAG
This genomic interval carries:
- a CDS encoding SDR family oxidoreductase; protein product: MKKHVIVTGGAQGIGKHLALDLLNNNYAVSVFEIDEEAIAEFREEFTDETVQVYHVDVADEKSVEAAVQKSAKQHGNIYALVNNAAISIDKPLEELSFGEWNKVIGTNLSGAFLCSKYVSPFMKPYGGRIINMASTRALQSEPDTEAYSASKGGILALTHALATSLGPQIKVNAISPGWIDVSAAKKRSLAHQEKLTKEDHAQHPAGRVGKAEDIAGMVLFLLKKENDFITGQNFVIDGGMTKKMIYV